The following proteins come from a genomic window of Methanocella conradii HZ254:
- a CDS encoding threonine--tRNA ligase, whose product MQLLLIHSDFIEYEARKSTPVAEKISEPKDRMEDALVAFIAVEKQDEANPKYVVEKGAEAIAGVAGQVKANRIMLYPYAHLSSSLSSPKVAVEVLTALEEAMKSKGYEVKRAPFGWYKAFTIKCKGHPLSELSRTIRPEGAESISICAGEKPEAVSEALKAEEKLKSYFYVLDVDGKLKDPKAFDYKGHEKLKAFVDYEMAKKRAVDRVPPHVELMRRLELADYEPGSDPGNMRFYPKGRMVKSLLESFVLMEAAKKGAMEVETPIMYDMEHPTLKKYLDRFPARQYTVVADKKNLFLRFAACFGQFLMSHDMTISYRNLPLKMIELTRYSFRKEQRGELVGLRRLRAFTMPDMHTLCADMSAAMEEFRDQYEMCINTLDRIGLTLDDYEVAIRFTKEFYENNRGFIEGLVKRAGKPVLVEMWDQRFFYFVLKFEFNFIDSLDKASALSTVQIDVENAERYDIAYTDQDGAKRRPVILHCSPSGAIERCIYALLEKEFMEGERGLVPMLPVWLSPTQVRIISLSDRHVERCRELAKKLGGFRVDIDDREETVNKKVRDAAKEWVPYVVTIGDAEMGKDRLPVVVRSESSPGKPARVEMTIEELIKRLRDEVNAMPARPLPLAESLAKRPKFVGSI is encoded by the coding sequence ATGCAATTACTACTCATCCATTCAGACTTCATAGAGTACGAGGCCAGGAAGAGCACGCCGGTCGCGGAGAAGATAAGCGAGCCGAAGGACAGGATGGAGGACGCACTCGTCGCCTTTATAGCGGTGGAAAAGCAAGACGAGGCAAATCCAAAGTACGTAGTGGAGAAGGGCGCAGAAGCAATAGCCGGCGTGGCCGGACAGGTCAAGGCCAACCGTATAATGCTCTATCCTTACGCGCATTTAAGCTCAAGTTTATCCTCACCAAAGGTGGCCGTCGAAGTCCTCACGGCGCTTGAAGAGGCGATGAAATCGAAGGGATACGAGGTCAAGCGCGCCCCCTTCGGCTGGTACAAGGCCTTTACCATAAAGTGCAAGGGGCACCCGCTCTCCGAGCTCTCCCGCACCATCCGCCCTGAGGGCGCGGAGTCTATCAGCATCTGCGCAGGGGAAAAGCCAGAGGCTGTCTCGGAGGCACTGAAGGCAGAGGAGAAGCTAAAGAGCTATTTCTATGTGCTGGACGTGGATGGCAAGCTTAAGGACCCGAAGGCGTTCGACTATAAGGGCCACGAGAAGCTAAAGGCCTTTGTGGACTATGAGATGGCAAAGAAGCGCGCAGTGGACAGGGTGCCGCCACACGTCGAGCTCATGAGGCGGCTCGAGCTGGCCGACTACGAGCCAGGCAGCGATCCTGGAAACATGCGGTTCTACCCGAAGGGCAGGATGGTCAAAAGCCTCCTGGAGAGCTTCGTGCTCATGGAGGCGGCGAAGAAGGGGGCTATGGAGGTAGAGACCCCCATCATGTACGACATGGAGCACCCGACGCTAAAGAAGTACCTGGACAGGTTCCCGGCCCGCCAGTACACCGTGGTCGCGGACAAGAAAAACCTGTTCCTGCGGTTCGCCGCGTGCTTCGGCCAGTTTTTGATGAGCCACGACATGACCATAAGCTACAGGAACCTGCCCCTGAAGATGATAGAGCTCACAAGGTACTCCTTCAGGAAGGAGCAGAGGGGAGAGCTTGTCGGGCTTCGCCGCCTCAGGGCCTTCACGATGCCGGACATGCACACACTGTGCGCGGACATGAGCGCCGCCATGGAGGAGTTCAGGGACCAGTATGAGATGTGCATCAACACGCTTGACAGGATTGGCCTCACCCTGGACGACTATGAGGTCGCCATCCGCTTCACGAAGGAGTTCTACGAAAACAACAGGGGCTTCATAGAGGGGCTGGTGAAGAGGGCTGGCAAGCCAGTCCTGGTCGAGATGTGGGACCAGCGGTTCTTCTACTTCGTGCTGAAGTTCGAGTTTAATTTCATAGACTCGCTGGATAAGGCGAGCGCCCTCTCCACGGTGCAAATCGATGTAGAGAACGCCGAGCGGTACGACATCGCCTATACGGACCAGGATGGGGCGAAGAGGCGGCCGGTCATTCTGCACTGTTCGCCCTCGGGCGCAATCGAGCGGTGCATCTATGCATTATTAGAGAAGGAGTTCATGGAGGGCGAGCGGGGCCTGGTGCCCATGCTGCCCGTGTGGCTCTCGCCCACCCAGGTGCGCATAATTTCATTGAGCGACAGGCACGTCGAGCGCTGCAGGGAGCTGGCCAAAAAGCTGGGCGGATTCAGGGTTGATATAGACGACAGGGAGGAGACCGTTAATAAGAAGGTCAGGGACGCCGCCAAGGAGTGGGTCCCATACGTGGTCACCATAGGGGATGCCGAGATGGGCAAGGACAGGCTCCCTGTGGTGGTCCGCAGCGAGTCCAGCCCAGGCAAGCCTGCCAGGGTCGAGATGACCATCGAGGAATTGATAAAGCGCCTCAGGGATGAGGTAAACGCCATGCCGGCGAGGCCGCTGCCCCTGGCGGAGAGCCTTGCGAAGCGCCCCAAGTTCGTCGGAAGCATATAA